GAGCGCCAGCGGCCATGGTACGAGCAGGGCCTCGACGGCACCGAGACGTCCGAACAGGCGCCTCCGTTCGGCGCAGCAGCACGAGCATCCGCCGCCGCCGCCGCGGGTGTCGCCGGGGCCGCCGCGGGGCCACGGGCACAGGGGGCGCCGACGTCGGCGCCGACGTACCGCCAGCCGCCGTCGGGCGGTCACGCGCCCCGCGGCCACGACGCGCGCGGCGGGGCACCCGTCGACGCGCGCGGGGCCGGGGGCGGGCCCGCGGGCCCTCGCGGACCGGGCAACCGTGGCCGCGACGGGAGCGGCAGCGGTGACGGAGGCGGCGTCCGAGGTGCCGTGGCGGGCCTGGACCCGACAAAGAGACGCCGGCTGCTCACGATCGCCATCGCGGCTTTCGGCGCCGTGCTGCTCGTCGTCTCGGCCGTCATCATCGGCAACGCGCTCGGCGCCCGCGACGGCGACGACCAGGCCGCGCCGACCGAATCGGCGGCCGCCACCGACGATGCCGAATCGCCCTCGGGCGATCCCACGGAGGCCGCGCCGCCGCCGCCCGTCGCCGACCCCAGCTTCGAGCCGGTCGCGTTCCAGAGCGAGTCGGGCAACCTGCGGTGCATCATCACGCCCGAGTTCGGCGTCGCCTGCCAGCACTCGGACCCCGCGTTCCCGATCCCGCCAGAGGTCTGCACGACGACGGGGCAGTCCGGCGCCGTCATCGGTCTCGACTCGAACGGGTACACCTACCCCTGCCTGGAACAGGACATCCCGTACGGGCAGGAAACCCTCCCCATGGGCCAGCCGATCCACGCGGGCGAGTTCGCGTGTTCGATCACGCTCGAGACGGGCGTGAGCTGCTTCAACGCGGCCGGCGACATCATCGGGCTCGAGTTCCAGCTCGGTATCGGCCTCGTCGGCAACCCGAGCTCGAGCCCTCAGCCGACGATCGCGCTGCCCGACGTGGCGCTGTAGGCGTCGACGATCGCGCTCCCCGAGGCAGCGGGGATCCTGCTTGCCGAGGAACCGACGAAAGAGGCGTCACGAGGGGAGCCCTCGCGTGCCCGACGGGGCTAAGCGCCCGCGAGGGCGGCGTCGACGATCGACTTCGCTTCGGCCTGGACCTCGGCCAGGTGACCCGGCCCCTTGAACGACTCCGCGTAGATCTTGTAGACGTCTTCCGTGCCGCTCGGTCGCGCGGCGAACCACGCCGACTCGGTGGCGACTTTGACGCCCCCGATCGCGGCGCCGTTGCCGGGCGCGTGCGAGAGCTTGGCGACGATCGGTTCGCCCGCGAGCTCGGTGGCCGCGATCGCCTCGCCGTCGAGCTTCTTGAGCACGGCCTTCTGCTCGGGCGTGGCGGGCGCGTCGATGCGCTGGTACGCGGGCTCGCCGAACTGCTCCGTGAGTTCGCGGTAGCGCTGCGACGGCGTCTTGCCCGTGACGGCGATGATCTCGGCCGCCAGCAGGGCGAGCAGGATGCCGTCCTTGTCCGTTGTCCACGCGGTGCCGTCGAGGCGCAGGAACGACGCTCCGGCCGATTCCTCGCCGCCGAACAGCATCGTGCCGTCGGAAAGCCCCGGAACGAACCACTTGAAGCCGACGGGCACCTCGACCAGGTTCCGCCCGAGCGACTCGACGACGCGGTCGATCATCGAGCTCGACACCAGCGTCTTCCCGAGGCCCGCATCGGCCGACCAGCCGGGGCGGTTCGAGGCGAGGTAGTCGATCGCGACGGCGAGATAGTGATTGGGATTCATGAGGCCGCCGTCGGGCGTGACGATGCCGTGCCGATCGGCGTCGGCGTCATTGCCCGTCAGCACGTCGTACTCGTCCTTGCGCGCGAGCACCGAGGCCATCGCCGAGGGTGACGACGGATCCATCCGGATCTTGCCGTCCCAGTCGAGGGTCATGAAGGGCCAGCGCGCGTCGACCTCGGGGTTCACGACGGTGAGGTCGAACCCGTACTCGTTGGCGATCGCCTGCCAGTAACGGACCGCCGAGCCGCCGAGCGGATCGGCCCCAATGCGCACGCCCGCCCGCCTGATCGCATCCACGTCGATGATGTTCCGCAGGTCGCGCACGTAGTCGCCCATGAAGTCGTGCCGCTCGACGGCACCGGCGGCCGCGTCGACACGGCGGACGCCGTCGAGCCCGGAAGCGATGAGCGCATTGGCGCGGTCCGCGATCCAGCTCGTCGCGTCGGTGTCGGCCGGCCCGCCGTGCGGCGGGTTGTACTTGAAGCCGCCATCCTGCGGCGGGTTGTGGCTCGGCGTGATCACGATCCCGTCGGCGACGTCGTCGTGGCCGGCGGCGTTGTAGCCGATGATCGCATGCGACAGCGCCGGCGTCGGCACCCACGCGTCGTCGAGATCGGCACGCACGCGCACGCCGTTGGCGACGAGCACCGAGAGCGCCGTCTGCTCAGCCGGCGCACTGAGCGCGTGCGTGTCGCGACCGATGAACAGCGGGCCGGTGATGCCCTGCTCGGCGCGATACTCACAGATGGCCTGTGTGATGGCGAGGATGTGCGCCTCGTTGAACGAGGTCTTGAGGCTTGATCCCCGGTGTCCCGACGTGCCGAAGGCGACGGCCTGCGCCGGATCGCTCGGGTCGGGCGCCAGTTCCGTATAGGCCCGCAGGAGGGCGTCGACGTCGATGAGGTCTTCGGGCGTGGCAACGGTTCCGGCGCGCTCGTGCATGCGCTCAGTCTTCCATCTGCGCCCTAAACTAAGCCAATGCCCGCGACGCACGACGAACGCAGCGGCGATCCAGCCGCCGAGACCATTTCCTACCTCGGTCCCGCCGGCACCTTCACCGAGGCGGCGCTCCGCGTCGCCCCGCAGGCGCGCGGGCACCACTGGAAGCCGGTCAACAACGTCGGCGAAGCACTTGCCGACGTGACGGCCGGCCGCAGCCGAGCGGCCATGATCGCCATCGAGAACAGCATCGAGGGCGGCGTGACGGCATCACAGGATGCGCTTGCCGCCATCCCGGGGCTCCGCATCGAGGGGGAGTTCGTCGTCCCGATCCGCTTCTCGCTCGCCGTGCGCCCGGGCACGATGCTGGTCGACGTGCGCACGATCGCCGCGCACCCCGTCGCCTATGGCCAGTGCCGCCGCTGGCTGGGCGCCAACGTGCCCGGCCACACGCACCTGCCCGCTGCCTCCAACATCGCGAGCGCCGCTGCGCTGTTCCCCGATGACGGTGACGAACGCGCACCGGCCGACGCCGCGATCACGCCGCCGACGATCCGCGACTACGTCGACGTCGAGGTGATCGCCGACGGGCTCGAAGACAACTCGACGGCGCGCACGCGCTTCGCGCTGGTCGGCATGCGGCGCACCGTGCCACCGCGCACGGGGGCCGACAAGACGAGCCTCATCGTCGAGCTGCCGGACGAACGGCCGGGTGCACTGATGGACATGCTCGAGCAGTTCGCGACGCGCGGCGTCAACCTCTCGATGATCGCGTCGCGCCCCATCCCGGAGCGGCCGGGCTCCTACCGCTTCGTCATGGACCTCGACGGACACGTCGACGACGCGCGCGTCGCCGACGCCCTCCGCGGCCTTCGCCGGTTCAGCCCGCACGTGATCTTCCTCGGCTCCTATCCACGCGCCGACGGTGCCCCCGTCGATGTCTCGAGCGCCTACACCGACGCGCACTACGCCGAGGCCGACGCCTGGTTCCGCGGCCTCGTGGATCGCGAATAATCCACGTCGTCAACCCGAAGGATGAGATTCACGAACATTCATCGACCTCCAAGGCTCGTGTCGGAAGGGATGCGTAGCATCCGACAAGGCTGACCAGTACGCCATCTGGAGTGGCCACGCAGGAGCGCCGCGAGGCTACGCCCCGCGGCGCAAGGGGGTTGGCGCGCGTCGCTCCCGCGACCCGTGACGACCGGCCGGCGGCAGCAGGTGCGCCGGTAACGATGATTCGGAAGCCGGTGACATATGGACAACGAGATTCCTCTCGGAGCGCGTACTCGCCCTTACCGTTTCTTCGAGATCGTCCCCGCGGCCCTCAGTCTCGGGGGCTTTGTCGTGTTGGGCACGCTTTCCGTCGTTGCCCCCGTATGGGCCGGTGTCTTCGTGCTGGTCGTCGTCGGCTACATGTTCGTGAAGGGTGTTCGCCTGGGGGTGCACGCAATCCGGGGCTCGGCCAACATGCGCGCCACCATGCGCGTGCCGTGGCACCAGCGTCTCGCCGAGCTCGAGCGCGCGCAGCGTGGCGGCGGGCTGGCGACCGGGGAGTCGGTCGAGGCCCACCGCATCGGCGAGCACCTCGACAACCTTCGCCTTATATCCGGGGCGCCCGATGCTTACCCCAACGTCGGCGGCCTCTACAACGCGGTCATCGTGCCCGCATACAACGAGTCGTTCGACCTGATCGCGCCGACCATGCAGTCGCTCATCGACACGACGTTCGACAACGACCGGCTCATCGTGGTCTTCGCCTACGAGGCGCGCGGCGGCGTCGAGATGCAGCGCACGGCCGAGCGCCTCGAGCGTATGTACGGTCACCGCTTCGCGTCGTTTCAGCTCGTGCAGCATCCGGCGGACCAGCCCGGCGAGGTGCCGGGCAAGGGCGCCAACATCACGTACGCGGCACGGCGGCTGCGCGACTGGCTTGACCTGCAGGGCATCGGCTACGACCGCGTTATCGTGACTTCACTCGACTGCGACAACCGTCCGCATCCCGCCTATTTCGACCTGGTCACCTACGAGTATGTGCTGCGCTCCGACCGCAAGCGCCTGTCGTTCCAGCCCATCTCGATCTTCACCAACAACATCTGGGACGCCCCCGCACCGAGCCGCGTCATCGCCAGCGGAAACTCGATCTGGAACATCGTCTCGTCGCTTCGCCCGCGCGCCCTTCGCAACTTCGCCTCGCACGCGCAGCCGATGGATGCCCTGGTCGAGATGGACTTCTGGAGCACCCGAACGATCGTCGAGGACGGGCACCAATACTGGCGCAGCTGGTTCCACTTCGATGGTGACTACCGGGTCGTGAGCGTTCCCGTGCCGATCTACCAGGACGTCGTGCTCGCCGAGACGTTCTGGCGCACCATGAAAGCCCAGCTCAGCCAGTTGCGGCGGTGGGCGTACGGGGCGTCGGATGTGCCGTTCGTGGCCGTGCGCGTGTTGAGCCGGCGACGTCGAGTTCGCCTCGGTGAAGGCCTCTTCAAGCTTGTGCAGCTGCTCGAGAGCCACGTCACGCTCAGTTGTGTCGCCCTCATCATCATGTGCGGCCCGTGGGTGCCACTCGTGGTCAACGGGTTCGATAGGAACCTGCCCGCCTTCGTCGTGGGGCTTCCCTTCATCGTCGGCACGGTGCAGCAGTTTGCAATGTTGCTGCTGATCATCTCGATCTGGGTGTCGATGACCCTGTTGCCGGCACGCCCCGAGCGCGTCGCCCCCATCCGCACGCTGTTCATGGTGGTGCAGTGGGTGCTGTTTCCCGTCACGACGATCCTCTTCAACGCGTCGAGCGCGATCATCTCGCAGTCGCAGCTCGCGATCGGGAAGTACCGCGAGGTGTTCGTCGTGACCGAGAAGTTCGCCGTCGTACCGGTCGCCGCCACGGCGACGGCCACTGCCCCCGCCACCGGGCCGATCGCCGTCGAAGACGCGTTGGCGGGCCCGACCGGCGCCGCGGAGCGCAGCGCCGCCTAGGCGTCCGCGACGCCGCGCGGTGCTCCGTGAGCGCGCCGCGCGGCGTTGCGCGCGCCCCGGCCTTCATGCAGGCCGAACCTCATGCAGGTTGAACTGCTCAACATCGTGCAGTTGCTCAGCGTGGAGCGAATCGAGCAGCCGGGGCCGGCGCTCCTGACCACCGCACCGGCACGAGCCGTGTCATCGCAATGACGAAAGGAACACGCATGACCATCACAACTGAGAAATCGAAGGAGATCGTGCTCGCCTTCTACGAGCGCTACAACGCGCGCGACGTCGAGGGGGCCGTCTCGTACCTCGGCGAGACCTACATGCAGCACAATCCGTGGGTGACGGATGGTCCGGAGGGCTTTCGGCGCTTCGTCACGTTCCTGCGCGACAATTTTCCCGACGGCCGCAATGAGGTGAAGCGCGTCATCGCAGAACACGACATCGTGTGCCTGCACGTCCACTCGCGCCGCGTCCCGGGCGAGACGGGCCGGGCGATCATGGACGTCTTCCGCGTCGACGAGCGCGGCAAAATCGTCGAGCACTGGGACGTCATCCAGGCGATCCCTGACAACATCTATCCGCCCGTCAACGACAACGGCTACTTCTGAGCGGGTTCCTTCCGGGGATCGCCGACGGCGGCAAGCCCCGCCGACTCTGCCGGTTCCGTGATGGCGTCGCGAGCGGCCTCGGCGGCGTCGCCCGCGGCGGTACTGACCGTCGACGCGCCCTCGGCGACCGCGGTGCCGACCGTCGACGCGCCCTCGGCGACCGCGGTGCCGACCGTCGACGCGCCCTCGGCGACCGCGGTGCCGACCGTCGACGCGCCCTCGGCGACCGCGGTGCCGACCGTCGACGCGCCCTCCGCGACGGCGGTACCGACCGCGTCGGCGCCCTCGGTGACTGCCTCGTTCGTCGCCCGCGCAGCCGTGCTCAGGCGGGATCTGGCCCGGGCCATCCGCCTCCGCATCCGTCGCCGTTGCAGGTCAGACCGCGCGACGACCTCGTCGAGGAGCAGCCGCTGGCGACTCGCCTTGCCCGTCGGCGTGCGGACCGTGAGGGCGAGTGGCTGGACCTGCAGGCGCGCCGCGACGATCTCGCCGACGGCCTCGCCATCGATCTCGAACTCTTGCGGGCCCGACGTGAGCCGGAAGACGACCTCGGCGCCCTGCTCGTACCGCAGGGCGCGGATGTCCCGGGAGCGGCCGAAGACCGTTCGGCCGCTCTGCTGATGGCTGCGAGCGACGAGTGTCTGCCACGAAATGCGAGCCCAGACCTTGACCCAGCCGAGCAACCCCCTCGGACGCAGGACGCACATGTCGAGCAGCCCGTCATCGGTCGACGCGTCGGGCAGCAGCATCATGCCACCGGGCATGAGCCCGCAGTTGCCGACCATGATGCTCTGCGCACGGACCGGGTGCGAATGGTCGACACCGACGCGCACGCGTGCCGTGAAATGCGCGCCCGCCCTGATCGAGCGCACGATGCCGGTCAGGTAGGCGAGCCAGCCAACCTTCCTCTTCAGACCGGAGGGCGTGTTGGCGATCATGCCGGCGTCGATACCGACCCCGCCGAGCACCGTGAAGACGAAGTCCTCGCGCGTGCCGTCGGGGCGCTCAGCGGTCGCCAGGCCCGTGTCGATACGCGCGTCATTGCCGGCGAACGCGGTCTCGACTGCGGCCGCGACGTTGTTCACATCGATGCCGAGGTTCCGCGCGAGGAGGTTGCCCGTGCCCGCCGGCACGATCCCGAGCGGTATGCCGGTGTTCTGCAGCGTCGCAGCGACCGCGCGAACCGTGCCGTCACCCCCCGCCGCGATCACCAGGTCGGGCTTTGGCGGGTGCGTGACGTCGTCGACGGCGGCCTCGCTCTCGGCGGCAGCATTCTCGGCGCGGGGCGGTTCGCCGTCCGTGTCGTCGTCGTCGTGCGGGCCGTCACCGCCGGCGGGGTGGAAGCCGAGTGCCTCTCGGGCCAGGGCATCACCCAGTCGTTCCGGCGTCGTCTCGTACCAGGCTGACTCGTGCCACCCGTAGCGACGTTCCGCGGCTCGCACCGCCGAGTGGAGGGCGTCCATATCGACTTTGCCCGGATGCGCGATGATCGCTGCTCGGGGGGCGTTGCCAGTGGGCTGCGGGTCATTCGGCACCCCTCAAGAGTACGTTGACGCGCATGCGAGCGCGCCGCACGACGGGCGGCCCCTGCTGCGGCCCTGCTGCCGTCCGTCCCTCCAGGGGAGCACGCAGCAGCCCCGTTGCGACGGGCCGTTACCATTCACGTGTGATCGACCCCCAAGTGCTCCGAGACAATCCCGACCAGGTGCGGCGATCGCAGGCCGCACGCGGCAACGATCCCGCGCTCGTCGAGGCCGCGATCGAGGCCGACGCGCGGCGCCGCGCCGCGATCAGCGACTACGAGTCGCTTCGTGCCGAGCAGAACGCCGCGTCGAAGCGTGTCGCCGCCGCGTCGAAGGAGGACAAGCCCGCGATCCTGGCCGAGGTGAAGGAGCTGGCTGGCCGCGTCAAGACTGCTGAGCAAGCTGCGAAAGACGCCGACCACGCATCCGCGGAAGCCCTTGGGCGCATTCAGAACCTCATCATCGAGGGCATTCCCGAAGGCGGGGAGGAGAACTTCGCCACGCTCAAGGTCGTCGGCGAGAAGCCGGCGTTCGACTTCGACGTGCGCGACCACCTCGAGATCGGCGAGGGGCTGCGGGCGATCGACGTGAAGCGGGGCACGAAGGTGTCGGGCGCTCGGTTCTACTACCTGCGCGGCATCGGCGCCCGCCTCGAGCTCGCCCTCATGACGATGGCGCTCGACAAGGCGCTCGCCAACGGCTTCACGATGCTCACGACACCGACGCTCGTGAAGCCCGAGATTATGGCCGGCACTGGATTCCTCGGCGAGCACGCCGACGAGGTGTACTTCGTGCCCGGCCAAGACCTCTACCTCACCGGAACGAGCGAGGTGGCGCTCGCCGGCTACCACGCCGACGAGATCATCGACGTGGCGGACGGTCCCGTCCGGTACGCGGGATGGTCGACCTGTTACCGGTCGGAGGCCGGTTCATACGGCAAAGACACGCGCGGCATCATCCGCGTGCACCAGTTCAACAAGCTGGAGATGTTCTCGTACTGCGACCCGGCTGAAGCCGAGGCCGAACACGAGCGGCTGCTGGGCTGGCAGGAGGAGATGCTCCAGGAACTCGGGCTCCACTACCGGGTCATCGACACGGCGGCCGGCGATCTCGGCTCGAGCGCGGCACGGAAGTTCGACATCGAGGCGTGGGTGCCGACGCAGGGCGCCTATCGCGAGCTCACGAGCACGTCGAACTGCACGACCTTCCAGGCACGCCGCCTGCAGACACGGTTCCGCGGCGAGTCGGGCAAGACCGCGCCCGTCGCCACCCTGAACGGCACGCTCGCGACGACCCGCTGGCTCGTGGCCATTCTCGAGACGCACCAGCGCGCCGACGGGTCGGTCGTCATCCCAGCGTCGCTGCGCCCCTACCTCGGGGGACTCGAGGTCGCCGAGGTCACGGCATGAGTCTGGCCGATCGCCTGCTCATCGCCCTCGACATCGATGGCACGATCCTCGATCACGACGGCACGATTCCCCACGCCACGCACGAACAGGTCGAGCGGTTGCGCGGCGAGGGGCACGAGATCATGCTCGCCACCGGGCGCTCGGCGGCCGACACCCTGCCGATCCACCGGCGGCTCGGGCTCGACTCGCGATTCGTCGTCAGCGCCAATGGGGCGACCGTGCTCGAACGCGACCCCGCGGCCGACGACGGCTACTCGCGCCGGTGGGTCGAGACCTTCGATCCCCATGACGTGCTGCTGCGCTTGCGCGATGGTCTGCGCGGGGCCATGTACGCCGTCGAGAGCGCCGAGGGCGTCTTTCGCTACAACGGGCGATTTCCCGACGGCTCGTTCGAGGCCTCTGGCCGCGAGGTGTCATTCGAGGAGTTGCTCGAACAGCCGGTGCAGCGACTCGTGGTCGTCGCCCCCGACCAGACGACGGAGGAGTTCGCGTCGGCGGTCGAGGCGATCGGCCTGCATCATGTGAGCTATTCGGTCGGCTGGACCAACTGGCTCGACATCGCCCCCAACGGCGTCAACAAGGGCACGGCGCTCGAGCGCGTGCGGGCCGCCCACGAGATCCCGCGCGACCGCGTCGTCGTGGCCGGCGACGGCCGCAACGACATCGAGATGCTGCGTTGGGCTGGGGAGTTCGGCACGGCGATCGTCATGGGCGGCTCGCCGCAAGACGTCATCGACGCCGGCACCACGCTGGCCGGCAGTTTCCACAATGACGGTCTCGGGCGGGCGCTCGCCGCACTCGAGTGACGCGCCCGTGATCGGATGCACGTCCGTCGTGCGTGCGCTCCCGGGCGAATCCGTCAGTTACGATATTCATCACCGAGCACACAGGAACGATATGAAATCGTTGCGTTCGGTTTTCGGAGGGCTGTCCGAGCGGCCGATGGA
This sequence is a window from Pseudoclavibacter endophyticus. Protein-coding genes within it:
- the pgm gene encoding phosphoglucomutase (alpha-D-glucose-1,6-bisphosphate-dependent) — protein: MHERAGTVATPEDLIDVDALLRAYTELAPDPSDPAQAVAFGTSGHRGSSLKTSFNEAHILAITQAICEYRAEQGITGPLFIGRDTHALSAPAEQTALSVLVANGVRVRADLDDAWVPTPALSHAIIGYNAAGHDDVADGIVITPSHNPPQDGGFKYNPPHGGPADTDATSWIADRANALIASGLDGVRRVDAAAGAVERHDFMGDYVRDLRNIIDVDAIRRAGVRIGADPLGGSAVRYWQAIANEYGFDLTVVNPEVDARWPFMTLDWDGKIRMDPSSPSAMASVLARKDEYDVLTGNDADADRHGIVTPDGGLMNPNHYLAVAIDYLASNRPGWSADAGLGKTLVSSSMIDRVVESLGRNLVEVPVGFKWFVPGLSDGTMLFGGEESAGASFLRLDGTAWTTDKDGILLALLAAEIIAVTGKTPSQRYRELTEQFGEPAYQRIDAPATPEQKAVLKKLDGEAIAATELAGEPIVAKLSHAPGNGAAIGGVKVATESAWFAARPSGTEDVYKIYAESFKGPGHLAEVQAEAKSIVDAALAGA
- the pheA gene encoding prephenate dehydratase, whose protein sequence is MPATHDERSGDPAAETISYLGPAGTFTEAALRVAPQARGHHWKPVNNVGEALADVTAGRSRAAMIAIENSIEGGVTASQDALAAIPGLRIEGEFVVPIRFSLAVRPGTMLVDVRTIAAHPVAYGQCRRWLGANVPGHTHLPAASNIASAAALFPDDGDERAPADAAITPPTIRDYVDVEVIADGLEDNSTARTRFALVGMRRTVPPRTGADKTSLIVELPDERPGALMDMLEQFATRGVNLSMIASRPIPERPGSYRFVMDLDGHVDDARVADALRGLRRFSPHVIFLGSYPRADGAPVDVSSAYTDAHYAEADAWFRGLVDRE
- a CDS encoding glycosyltransferase — protein: MLGTLSVVAPVWAGVFVLVVVGYMFVKGVRLGVHAIRGSANMRATMRVPWHQRLAELERAQRGGGLATGESVEAHRIGEHLDNLRLISGAPDAYPNVGGLYNAVIVPAYNESFDLIAPTMQSLIDTTFDNDRLIVVFAYEARGGVEMQRTAERLERMYGHRFASFQLVQHPADQPGEVPGKGANITYAARRLRDWLDLQGIGYDRVIVTSLDCDNRPHPAYFDLVTYEYVLRSDRKRLSFQPISIFTNNIWDAPAPSRVIASGNSIWNIVSSLRPRALRNFASHAQPMDALVEMDFWSTRTIVEDGHQYWRSWFHFDGDYRVVSVPVPIYQDVVLAETFWRTMKAQLSQLRRWAYGASDVPFVAVRVLSRRRRVRLGEGLFKLVQLLESHVTLSCVALIIMCGPWVPLVVNGFDRNLPAFVVGLPFIVGTVQQFAMLLLIISIWVSMTLLPARPERVAPIRTLFMVVQWVLFPVTTILFNASSAIISQSQLAIGKYREVFVVTEKFAVVPVAATATATAPATGPIAVEDALAGPTGAAERSAA
- a CDS encoding nuclear transport factor 2 family protein — encoded protein: MTITTEKSKEIVLAFYERYNARDVEGAVSYLGETYMQHNPWVTDGPEGFRRFVTFLRDNFPDGRNEVKRVIAEHDIVCLHVHSRRVPGETGRAIMDVFRVDERGKIVEHWDVIQAIPDNIYPPVNDNGYF
- a CDS encoding diacylglycerol/lipid kinase family protein, which translates into the protein MPNDPQPTGNAPRAAIIAHPGKVDMDALHSAVRAAERRYGWHESAWYETTPERLGDALAREALGFHPAGGDGPHDDDDTDGEPPRAENAAAESEAAVDDVTHPPKPDLVIAAGGDGTVRAVAATLQNTGIPLGIVPAGTGNLLARNLGIDVNNVAAAVETAFAGNDARIDTGLATAERPDGTREDFVFTVLGGVGIDAGMIANTPSGLKRKVGWLAYLTGIVRSIRAGAHFTARVRVGVDHSHPVRAQSIMVGNCGLMPGGMMLLPDASTDDGLLDMCVLRPRGLLGWVKVWARISWQTLVARSHQQSGRTVFGRSRDIRALRYEQGAEVVFRLTSGPQEFEIDGEAVGEIVAARLQVQPLALTVRTPTGKASRQRLLLDEVVARSDLQRRRMRRRMARARSRLSTAARATNEAVTEGADAVGTAVAEGASTVGTAVAEGASTVGTAVAEGASTVGTAVAEGASTVGTAVAEGASTVSTAAGDAAEAARDAITEPAESAGLAAVGDPRKEPAQK
- the serS gene encoding serine--tRNA ligase, with amino-acid sequence MIDPQVLRDNPDQVRRSQAARGNDPALVEAAIEADARRRAAISDYESLRAEQNAASKRVAAASKEDKPAILAEVKELAGRVKTAEQAAKDADHASAEALGRIQNLIIEGIPEGGEENFATLKVVGEKPAFDFDVRDHLEIGEGLRAIDVKRGTKVSGARFYYLRGIGARLELALMTMALDKALANGFTMLTTPTLVKPEIMAGTGFLGEHADEVYFVPGQDLYLTGTSEVALAGYHADEIIDVADGPVRYAGWSTCYRSEAGSYGKDTRGIIRVHQFNKLEMFSYCDPAEAEAEHERLLGWQEEMLQELGLHYRVIDTAAGDLGSSAARKFDIEAWVPTQGAYRELTSTSNCTTFQARRLQTRFRGESGKTAPVATLNGTLATTRWLVAILETHQRADGSVVIPASLRPYLGGLEVAEVTA
- a CDS encoding HAD family hydrolase, giving the protein MSLADRLLIALDIDGTILDHDGTIPHATHEQVERLRGEGHEIMLATGRSAADTLPIHRRLGLDSRFVVSANGATVLERDPAADDGYSRRWVETFDPHDVLLRLRDGLRGAMYAVESAEGVFRYNGRFPDGSFEASGREVSFEELLEQPVQRLVVVAPDQTTEEFASAVEAIGLHHVSYSVGWTNWLDIAPNGVNKGTALERVRAAHEIPRDRVVVAGDGRNDIEMLRWAGEFGTAIVMGGSPQDVIDAGTTLAGSFHNDGLGRALAALE